The following proteins are co-located in the Sphingomonas panacis genome:
- a CDS encoding PEP-CTERM sorting domain-containing protein has protein sequence MSVRMALAKLCACACGGAIVGGGAVHVAEASKTRHAYVQKTKRVVRRTVSHPGGRVRRVVTQTRAVCPPAVVTMTSQGAPIPLPPADVPAMGGGGGGGMTVIGGGFGGFGGGFSGGGFFGGGGGGGSGGIVISSTSSGGSTSSSGGSTSTGGSSTGGSSTGGSSTSTGGSSTGGSSTSTGGSSTSTGGSSTSTGGSSTSTSTGGSSTSTSTGGSSTSSSTSSSTSGSTSTSSASSGSSSYASSSHGFPGSSGWHGGSSGWHGGSSGWHGGSSGGHPAPVPAPPMVLLFGAAAAALVARKRFAKRPAAEA, from the coding sequence ATGTCGGTGCGGATGGCCTTGGCTAAACTGTGCGCTTGCGCATGCGGCGGCGCTATCGTCGGCGGTGGCGCGGTGCATGTCGCCGAAGCCTCGAAGACGCGCCATGCGTATGTCCAGAAGACCAAGCGCGTCGTGCGCCGCACGGTGAGCCACCCCGGCGGTCGCGTCCGCCGAGTCGTAACGCAGACCCGCGCGGTGTGCCCGCCCGCGGTCGTCACCATGACCAGCCAGGGCGCGCCGATCCCGCTGCCCCCCGCCGATGTGCCGGCGATGGGCGGGGGCGGTGGCGGCGGCATGACCGTGATCGGCGGCGGCTTCGGCGGATTCGGCGGCGGCTTCTCGGGCGGCGGCTTCTTCGGCGGCGGTGGCGGCGGCGGATCGGGCGGGATCGTCATTTCCTCGACATCGAGCGGCGGATCGACCTCGTCCAGCGGCGGCTCCACCTCGACGGGTGGTTCCTCCACCGGTGGGTCTTCGACGGGTGGGTCGTCCACCTCCACCGGCGGGTCATCGACCGGCGGCTCATCCACGTCCACGGGCGGCTCCTCCACCTCGACGGGCGGGTCTTCGACATCGACCGGTGGCTCCTCGACCTCCACATCCACGGGCGGGTCTTCCACCTCGACCTCGACGGGCGGCTCCTCGACGTCGAGTTCGACGAGTTCCTCCACCTCGGGGTCTACCTCCACGTCGAGCGCGTCGAGCGGATCGAGCAGCTACGCGTCGAGCAGCCACGGCTTCCCGGGCAGCAGCGGCTGGCATGGCGGCAGCAGCGGTTGGCACGGCGGCAGCAGCGGCTGGCATGGCGGCAGCAGCGGTGGCCACCCGGCGCCGGTGCCCGCGCCGCCGATGGTGTTGCTGTTCGGTGCCGCCGCCGCCGCGCTGGTCGCCCGCAAGCGCTTCGCCAAGCGGCCCGCCGCCGAAGCCTGA
- the dksA gene encoding RNA polymerase-binding protein DksA translates to MNPRQQAYFRDKLQAWKDAILRESAGTLSQLQLDSLREADLTDRASSETDWSIELRTRDRQRKLISKIDAALRRIEDGEYGYCEVTGEPISLGRLEARPIATMTVEAQERHERHEKVSRED, encoded by the coding sequence ATGAACCCGCGCCAGCAGGCGTATTTCCGGGACAAGCTGCAAGCGTGGAAGGATGCGATCCTGCGCGAATCGGCGGGGACGCTCTCGCAGCTCCAGCTCGATTCGCTGCGCGAGGCGGATCTGACCGATCGCGCATCGAGCGAGACCGACTGGTCGATCGAGCTGCGCACGCGCGACCGGCAGCGCAAGCTGATCTCCAAGATCGATGCGGCGCTGCGTCGGATCGAGGACGGCGAATATGGCTATTGCGAAGTCACCGGCGAGCCGATCTCGCTCGGCCGGCTCGAAGCACGGCCGATCGCGACGATGACGGTCGAGGCGCAGGAGCGCCACGAACGCCACGAAAAGGTCTCGCGCGAGGACTGA
- a CDS encoding PilZ domain-containing protein, which yields MEPSIFNPAMVMDEHSNDSLREPSGERMSGEDAGDRSGARDSLLVMSDLRVGDTTTTVRVRNLSAGGLMAEYQQGLDVGTEVECDLRGVGVVRGRVAWSAAGRIGIAFDRQIDPKLARKPVGTGAKPNMVVAPKYTPRT from the coding sequence GTGGAGCCGAGTATCTTCAATCCGGCGATGGTGATGGACGAGCACTCCAACGATTCCCTGCGTGAGCCGAGCGGCGAACGCATGAGCGGCGAAGACGCGGGGGACCGTAGCGGCGCGCGCGACAGCCTGTTGGTGATGTCGGACCTGCGGGTCGGCGATACCACGACGACGGTGCGCGTGCGCAACCTGTCCGCCGGCGGGCTGATGGCGGAATATCAGCAGGGTCTGGATGTCGGCACCGAGGTTGAATGCGATCTGCGCGGGGTCGGCGTGGTGCGCGGGCGAGTCGCGTGGTCGGCGGCGGGGCGGATCGGGATTGCGTTCGACCGGCAGATCGATCCGAAGCTGGCGCGCAAGCCGGTCGGCACCGGGGCCAAGCCGAACATGGTGGTCGCGCCCAAATACACGCCGCGCACGTAA
- a CDS encoding YdcH family protein, giving the protein MQNAHHMALEAKHAVLEEKISAESHRPQPDSAMLAALKKQKLRVKEEMTIL; this is encoded by the coding sequence ATGCAGAACGCGCACCACATGGCCCTGGAGGCCAAACACGCCGTCCTCGAAGAGAAGATCAGCGCCGAGTCGCATCGACCGCAGCCTGATAGCGCAATGTTGGCCGCGCTCAAGAAGCAAAAGCTTCGCGTTAAGGAAGAAATGACGATCCTTTAA
- a CDS encoding YdcH family protein: MDGAQIAKRLEVVRVEHRDLDAALSALIAGGAADQMQLARLKKRKLRLRDEIVSLEDQLIPDIIA; this comes from the coding sequence ATGGACGGAGCGCAGATCGCCAAGCGGCTTGAGGTGGTGAGAGTCGAGCATCGTGACCTCGATGCCGCACTGTCCGCGCTGATCGCCGGTGGTGCGGCCGATCAGATGCAGCTCGCCCGTCTCAAGAAGCGCAAGCTGCGGCTGCGCGACGAGATCGTCTCGCTGGAAGACCAATTGATTCCCGACATCATCGCGTGA
- a CDS encoding DUF1465 family protein has protein sequence MRGAETRGALPDSRIHRRLIDVLYVDAMVLADEARSYFDDGGRADREALPPLARVAFSCESLKVTTRLMHVIAWLLTQRAVSAGEMAPRDALDPSRRLGPAPISDATAVAELPARARALIQSSADLYRRVGLLDAAQAGVAAGQSPARSMQERLATAF, from the coding sequence ATGAGGGGTGCCGAGACGAGGGGGGCGCTGCCGGATTCGCGGATTCACCGCCGTCTGATCGACGTGCTCTACGTCGATGCGATGGTGCTGGCCGACGAGGCGCGCAGCTATTTCGACGATGGCGGTCGCGCCGACCGCGAGGCGCTGCCGCCGCTCGCGCGCGTCGCGTTCAGTTGTGAATCGCTCAAGGTGACGACACGGCTGATGCACGTCATCGCCTGGCTGCTGACCCAGCGCGCGGTGAGCGCGGGCGAGATGGCGCCGCGCGACGCGCTCGATCCGTCGCGGCGGCTCGGCCCGGCGCCGATCAGCGATGCGACCGCGGTGGCGGAACTGCCGGCGCGGGCGCGGGCGCTGATCCAGTCGAGTGCGGACCTGTACCGGCGGGTCGGGTTGCTCGACGCGGCGCAGGCGGGCGTGGCGGCGGGGCAGAGCCCGGCGCGATCGATGCAGGAGCGGTTGGCGACGGCGTTTTGA
- the rutA gene encoding pyrimidine utilization protein A: MQIGVFIPINNNGWLISEAAPQYKPSFDLNKAIALKAEEHGLDFLLSMIKLRGFGGKTEFWEYGLESFTLMAGLAAVTERIKIYATCPTLLIPPAFAARMCNTIDSISHGRFGLNLITGWQPPEYTQMGMWPGEEHFRNRYTMLDEYAHILRELWETGTSDFKGDYYQMSDCRVWPQPQGEMKIICAGSSDAGLAFSAKWADYAFCLGKGVNTPTAFAPNNIRLAAATEKTGRDVSIFVLVMVIAAETDEAAQAKWRAYNDGADLDAIAWLADQGAADTVNTDTNVRQLAAPEGAVNINMGTLVGSYETVARMLDEMAEVPNTGGVLLTFDDFLEGVEAFGTRIQPLMKSRAHLR; the protein is encoded by the coding sequence ATGCAGATCGGCGTCTTCATCCCCATCAACAACAACGGCTGGCTGATCAGCGAAGCCGCGCCGCAGTACAAGCCGAGCTTCGATCTCAACAAGGCGATCGCGCTCAAGGCCGAGGAGCATGGCCTCGATTTCCTGCTGTCGATGATCAAGCTGCGCGGCTTCGGCGGCAAGACCGAATTCTGGGAATACGGCCTCGAAAGCTTCACGCTGATGGCCGGCCTCGCCGCCGTGACCGAGCGGATCAAGATCTACGCCACCTGCCCCACCCTGCTCATTCCACCCGCCTTCGCCGCGCGGATGTGCAACACGATCGATTCGATCAGCCACGGCCGCTTCGGGCTGAACCTCATCACCGGCTGGCAGCCGCCCGAATATACCCAGATGGGCATGTGGCCGGGCGAGGAGCATTTCCGCAACCGCTACACGATGCTCGACGAATATGCCCACATCCTGCGCGAACTGTGGGAGACCGGCACGTCCGACTTCAAGGGCGACTATTACCAGATGAGCGACTGCCGCGTCTGGCCGCAGCCGCAGGGCGAGATGAAGATCATCTGCGCCGGCTCGTCCGATGCCGGCCTCGCCTTCTCGGCGAAATGGGCGGATTACGCTTTCTGTCTCGGCAAGGGCGTCAACACGCCGACCGCGTTCGCGCCCAACAACATCCGGCTCGCCGCCGCGACCGAAAAGACCGGACGCGACGTGTCGATCTTCGTGCTGGTGATGGTGATCGCCGCCGAAACCGACGAAGCCGCGCAGGCCAAGTGGCGCGCCTATAACGACGGCGCCGATCTCGACGCGATCGCCTGGCTCGCCGATCAGGGCGCCGCCGACACGGTCAACACCGACACCAACGTCCGCCAGCTCGCCGCGCCCGAGGGGGCGGTCAACATCAACATGGGCACGCTGGTCGGCTCGTATGAAACCGTCGCGCGGATGCTCGACGAGATGGCCGAGGTGCCCAATACCGGCGGCGTGCTGCTCACCTTCGACGATTTCCTCGAAGGCGTCGAAGCATTCGGCACCCGCATCCAGCCACTGATGAAGAGCCGCGCGCATCTGCGGTGA
- the rutD gene encoding pyrimidine utilization protein D: MPHADGLYYELHGPEGAPPLLLSSGLGGSGGYWHPNLAALAARYRVILYDHRGTGRSEREIAGHVTLEAVGEDMRRLLDALDIAAVTIVGHAIGGMAGMALALAAPERVARLVVVNGWARLDRHTERCFDTRLALLRDSGAQAYLHAQPLFLFPPQWISQHHDRLIAEAAEQLAHFPGTVMIERRIAAARGFDIADRLGDITAPTLLIASDDDMLVPPACSAAIHASVAGSRLVRFARGGHACNVTQADDFNACLLGWLDGN, from the coding sequence ATGCCGCACGCGGACGGGCTCTACTACGAACTGCACGGCCCCGAAGGCGCGCCGCCGCTGCTGCTGTCCTCCGGGCTGGGCGGTTCGGGCGGGTACTGGCACCCCAATCTCGCCGCGCTCGCCGCGCGGTATCGCGTCATCCTGTACGATCATCGCGGCACCGGCCGCTCGGAGCGCGAAATCGCCGGTCACGTGACGCTGGAGGCGGTCGGCGAGGACATGCGCCGGCTGCTCGACGCGCTCGACATCGCAGCGGTGACGATCGTCGGCCATGCGATCGGCGGCATGGCCGGCATGGCGCTTGCGCTCGCAGCACCCGAGCGGGTCGCGCGGCTGGTGGTGGTCAACGGCTGGGCGCGGCTCGACCGGCATACCGAACGCTGCTTCGACACGCGGCTCGCGTTGCTGCGCGACAGCGGCGCGCAGGCCTATCTCCACGCGCAGCCGCTGTTCCTGTTTCCGCCGCAGTGGATCAGCCAGCATCACGACCGGCTGATCGCCGAAGCCGCCGAACAGCTCGCGCACTTTCCCGGTACGGTGATGATCGAACGCCGCATCGCCGCCGCGCGCGGCTTCGACATCGCCGACCGGCTCGGCGACATCACCGCGCCGACATTGCTGATCGCCAGCGACGACGACATGCTCGTGCCGCCCGCCTGCTCGGCCGCGATCCACGCGAGCGTGGCAGGATCGCGGCTGGTGCGGTTCGCGCGCGGCGGCCACGCCTGCAACGTCACGCAGGCCGATGATTTCAACGCCTGCCTGCTCGGCTGGCTCGACGGCAACTGA
- the rutC gene encoding pyrimidine utilization protein C gives MPFEAINPPQFPTPIAPYSAAARAGNTLYVSGMLALAEGGVVLHVGDAAAQTRHVLEAIKTTVEAAGGSMADIAMNHIFLKDLGDYAAFNAVYAGYFPGDKPARYCIRADLVKPECLVEIASVAHLG, from the coding sequence ATGCCGTTCGAAGCGATCAACCCGCCGCAATTCCCCACCCCGATCGCGCCCTATTCGGCCGCCGCGAGGGCCGGGAACACGCTCTACGTCTCGGGCATGCTCGCGCTCGCCGAGGGCGGCGTGGTGCTGCACGTCGGCGATGCGGCCGCGCAGACCCGGCATGTGCTGGAGGCGATCAAGACCACGGTCGAGGCGGCAGGCGGCAGCATGGCCGACATCGCGATGAACCACATCTTCCTCAAGGATCTCGGCGATTACGCCGCGTTCAACGCGGTCTATGCCGGGTATTTTCCGGGCGACAAGCCAGCGCGCTACTGCATCCGCGCCGATCTGGTGAAGCCCGAATGCCTCGTCGAGATCGCCTCGGTCGCGCATCTCGGCTGA
- the rutB gene encoding pyrimidine utilization protein B — translation MREPPVIDHRPENVPDTVVLPARPEPIRVSPHDTAVIVIDMQNAYASEGGYVDLAGFDIAGAAGVIGKIGQVLDAARGAGMPVIFLQNGWDADYVEAGTPQSPNYHKSNALKTMRARPELAGQLLARGGWDYELVDALTPKPGDIRVHKTRYSAFFNSQLDSILRARGIRTLVFVGIASNVCVESTLRDGFHLEYFGVMLEDATHHLGPDFIQQATVYNVEKFFGWVSTVADFCGAVGQVPDREA, via the coding sequence ATGCGCGAACCGCCCGTGATCGACCATCGCCCCGAAAACGTACCTGACACGGTGGTCCTGCCGGCGCGCCCCGAGCCGATCCGCGTGTCGCCGCACGACACCGCCGTCATCGTGATCGACATGCAGAACGCCTATGCCAGCGAAGGCGGTTACGTCGATCTCGCCGGGTTCGATATCGCCGGCGCCGCCGGCGTGATCGGCAAGATCGGCCAGGTGCTCGATGCCGCGCGCGGCGCTGGCATGCCGGTGATCTTCCTCCAGAACGGTTGGGACGCCGACTATGTCGAGGCCGGCACGCCGCAGTCGCCCAATTACCACAAGTCCAACGCGCTAAAGACGATGCGCGCACGCCCCGAGCTTGCCGGCCAGTTGCTCGCACGCGGCGGCTGGGATTACGAACTGGTCGATGCGCTCACCCCCAAGCCGGGCGACATCCGCGTCCACAAGACGCGCTATTCGGCGTTCTTCAACTCGCAGCTCGATTCGATCCTGCGCGCACGCGGCATCCGCACGCTCGTGTTCGTCGGCATCGCCAGCAACGTCTGCGTCGAATCGACTCTGCGCGACGGTTTCCACCTCGAATATTTCGGGGTGATGCTGGAAGATGCCACGCACCATCTCGGCCCAGACTTCATCCAGCAGGCGACCGTCTACAACGTCGAGAAATTCTTCGGCTGGGTCAGCACCGTCGCAGATTTCTGCGGCGCGGTCGGCCAAGTGCCAGACAGGGAAGCATGA
- a CDS encoding universal stress protein, with translation MRIYLVVIDNTPESAIALRFAARRAVKTGGGVEILALIEPQEFIPFGGVQATIEEEARLHAEGLVAGAAGTLIDESGLRPSITVRQGDGPKIIREMIAANPDIAALVLGAAPNGSPGPLIAHFAGDSGALPVPLMIIPGSLDAEAIDRLS, from the coding sequence ATGCGCATCTATCTCGTCGTGATCGACAACACTCCCGAAAGCGCGATCGCGCTCCGCTTCGCCGCGCGGCGTGCGGTGAAGACCGGCGGCGGCGTCGAGATCCTCGCGCTGATCGAGCCGCAGGAGTTCATCCCGTTCGGCGGCGTGCAGGCGACGATCGAGGAGGAGGCGCGGCTTCACGCCGAGGGCCTCGTCGCGGGCGCGGCCGGTACGCTGATCGACGAATCGGGGCTTCGCCCGTCGATCACGGTGCGGCAGGGCGACGGCCCCAAGATCATTCGCGAGATGATCGCCGCCAACCCGGACATCGCCGCTTTGGTGCTGGGCGCGGCACCGAACGGATCGCCCGGCCCGCTGATCGCGCATTTCGCGGGCGATTCGGGCGCTCTGCCGGTCCCGCTGATGATCATTCCCGGATCGCTCGACGCCGAAGCGATCGACCGGCTGAGTTGA
- a CDS encoding pyruvate dehydrogenase complex dihydrolipoamide acetyltransferase, with protein MPIEIKMPALSPTMEEGTLAKWLVKEGDTVRSGDLLAEIETDKATMEFEAVDEGTIGKLMVAEGSEGVKVGTVIAVMAGEGEDASAAPAPKAEVPAPKEAPKAEAAPAHTPAPAPAPAAAPASKAAEGDRLRASPLARRLAAEKNIDLAALTGSGPNGRIVKADLDGAKSGAAPAKASEAAAPSAAPAPAPAPTVANVPDIPHTAEKLSNVRKVIARRLTESKQQVPHIYLTVDVRLDALLKLRGELNAGLAARGVKLSVNDLLIKALGVSLMQVPKCNVMYTPDQLISFSRADVSVAVSVPAGLITPIIKGADTKGVAAISTEMKDLATRAKDGKLKPEEFQGGTASISNMGMMGIKQFEAVINPPQGMILAIGAGEQRPYVIDGELGIATVMSATGSFDHRAIDGADGAQLMAAFKTLVESPLAMLA; from the coding sequence ATGCCGATCGAGATCAAGATGCCCGCGCTTTCCCCGACGATGGAGGAGGGCACGCTTGCGAAATGGCTCGTGAAGGAAGGCGACACCGTTCGCTCGGGCGATCTGCTCGCCGAGATCGAGACCGACAAGGCGACGATGGAATTCGAAGCGGTCGACGAGGGCACGATCGGCAAGCTGATGGTCGCGGAAGGGTCCGAGGGCGTCAAGGTCGGCACCGTGATCGCGGTGATGGCGGGCGAGGGCGAGGATGCGTCGGCTGCGCCAGCGCCCAAGGCCGAAGTGCCCGCCCCGAAGGAGGCTCCCAAGGCCGAAGCCGCGCCGGCTCACACGCCTGCGCCTGCACCCGCGCCCGCAGCGGCCCCCGCGTCCAAGGCCGCCGAGGGCGACCGCCTGCGCGCCAGTCCGCTCGCGCGCCGTCTCGCTGCCGAAAAGAACATCGATCTCGCCGCGCTGACCGGCAGCGGCCCCAACGGCCGAATCGTCAAGGCCGATCTCGACGGCGCCAAGTCGGGCGCGGCGCCCGCCAAGGCGTCCGAAGCCGCAGCGCCCAGCGCCGCGCCGGCCCCGGCGCCCGCGCCGACCGTCGCCAACGTGCCCGACATCCCGCACACCGCCGAAAAGCTCTCGAACGTGCGCAAGGTGATCGCGCGCCGCCTGACCGAATCGAAGCAGCAGGTGCCGCACATCTATCTGACCGTCGATGTCCGGCTCGACGCGCTGCTCAAGCTGCGCGGCGAACTCAACGCCGGCCTCGCCGCGCGCGGGGTGAAGCTGTCGGTCAACGATCTGCTCATCAAGGCGCTCGGCGTCAGCCTGATGCAGGTGCCCAAGTGCAACGTGATGTATACGCCCGATCAACTCATCAGCTTCAGCCGCGCCGACGTGTCGGTGGCAGTGAGCGTGCCGGCCGGCCTCATCACGCCGATCATCAAGGGCGCCGACACCAAGGGCGTCGCCGCGATCTCGACCGAGATGAAGGATCTCGCCACCCGCGCGAAGGACGGCAAGCTCAAGCCCGAGGAATTCCAGGGCGGCACCGCCTCGATCTCGAACATGGGCATGATGGGCATCAAGCAGTTCGAGGCGGTCATCAATCCGCCGCAGGGCATGATCCTGGCGATCGGCGCTGGCGAGCAGCGCCCCTATGTCATCGACGGCGAGCTTGGCATCGCCACGGTGATGTCGGCGACCGGCAGCTTCGATCACCGCGCAATCGACGGGGCCGACGGCGCGCAGTTGATGGCCGCGTTCAAGACGCTGGTCGAATCGCCGCTCGCGATGCTCGCGTAA
- a CDS encoding acyl-CoA thioesterase yields MAEPTLPPGEPAIRATAMSADNNPYGTIFVGWLMGQMALAAGSVASRHSGARAPVVAADGFAFTAPVMAGDEVSFYAAIVGTGRSSMTVAVEVWRRDRHGEGTARAARGTFVLVAMGEDGAPKALNTAPTTSDIKPLLEGTL; encoded by the coding sequence ATGGCTGAACCGACACTACCGCCCGGCGAACCCGCGATCCGCGCCACCGCGATGTCCGCGGATAACAACCCCTATGGCACGATCTTCGTCGGCTGGCTGATGGGGCAGATGGCGCTCGCCGCTGGATCGGTCGCGTCGCGGCACAGCGGCGCGCGCGCGCCGGTGGTCGCCGCCGACGGCTTCGCTTTCACGGCACCCGTGATGGCGGGGGATGAAGTCTCGTTCTACGCCGCGATCGTCGGCACCGGGCGCAGCTCGATGACGGTCGCGGTCGAGGTGTGGCGGCGCGACCGCCACGGCGAGGGCACCGCGCGCGCCGCACGCGGCACCTTCGTGCTCGTCGCGATGGGCGAGGACGGCGCGCCCAAAGCCCTTAACACCGCGCCAACCACTTCCGATATCAAGCCGCTGCTGGAAGGAACCCTTTAA
- the lpdA gene encoding dihydrolipoyl dehydrogenase: MSESFDLVILGSGPGGYVAAIRAAQLGLKTAIVERERLGGICLNWGCIPTKALLRTSEIYHYMSHAKDYGLKADNIGFDLEAVTQRSRKVAGQLNAGVKGLMKKNKVTVFEGSGALTAKDTLVVTQGDKTVELKAKHIIVATGARARDLPFAKADGKRIWTYRHAMVPPEMPTKLLVIGSGAIGVEFASFYNDMGADVTIVEMLPRILPVEDEEVSAFMDKALTKQGIKLLTGTGVDGLDVGANGVTAKIKGKDGQVTSAEFSHVIVAIGIVPNTENIGLEALGVETDRGHIKVDGYARTNVPGIYAIGDVTGAPWLAHKASHEGIVCVEALAGEKPHPFETWNIPGCTYSRPQVASVGLTEAKAKDAGHEVKVGKFPFIGNGKAIALGEAEGFVKTVFDAKTGELLGAHMVGAEVTELIQGYVIARQLETTEAELMETVFAHPTLSEMMHESVLGAYGRAIHI; this comes from the coding sequence GTGTCCGAATCATTCGATCTCGTAATCCTCGGCTCCGGCCCCGGCGGCTATGTCGCGGCGATCCGCGCGGCGCAGCTCGGCCTCAAGACCGCCATTGTCGAGCGCGAGCGGCTGGGCGGCATCTGCCTCAACTGGGGCTGCATCCCGACCAAGGCGCTGCTGCGCACCTCCGAAATCTATCACTATATGAGCCACGCCAAGGATTACGGGTTGAAGGCCGACAACATCGGCTTCGACCTGGAGGCGGTGACTCAGCGCAGCCGCAAGGTGGCCGGGCAGCTCAATGCCGGCGTCAAAGGGCTGATGAAGAAGAACAAGGTCACGGTGTTCGAGGGCAGTGGCGCGCTGACCGCCAAGGACACATTGGTCGTGACGCAGGGCGACAAGACCGTCGAACTGAAGGCCAAGCACATCATCGTCGCGACCGGCGCGCGCGCGCGCGACCTGCCGTTCGCCAAGGCCGACGGCAAGCGCATCTGGACCTACCGCCACGCGATGGTGCCGCCCGAAATGCCGACGAAGCTGCTCGTTATCGGCTCGGGTGCGATCGGCGTCGAGTTCGCGAGCTTCTACAACGACATGGGTGCCGACGTGACGATCGTCGAGATGCTGCCGCGCATCCTGCCGGTCGAGGACGAGGAAGTCTCCGCGTTCATGGACAAGGCGCTGACCAAGCAGGGCATCAAGCTGCTCACCGGCACCGGGGTCGATGGGTTGGATGTCGGCGCGAACGGCGTGACGGCGAAGATCAAGGGCAAGGACGGGCAAGTCACGTCGGCCGAGTTCAGCCATGTCATCGTCGCGATCGGGATCGTCCCCAACACCGAGAATATCGGGCTTGAGGCACTTGGCGTCGAGACCGATCGCGGCCACATCAAGGTCGATGGCTATGCCCGCACCAACGTGCCCGGCATCTATGCGATCGGGGACGTGACCGGCGCGCCCTGGCTCGCGCACAAGGCGAGCCATGAGGGCATCGTTTGCGTCGAGGCGCTGGCCGGCGAGAAGCCGCATCCGTTCGAGACGTGGAACATCCCGGGCTGCACCTATTCGCGCCCGCAGGTCGCCTCGGTCGGCCTCACGGAAGCCAAGGCCAAGGATGCCGGCCATGAGGTGAAGGTCGGCAAGTTCCCCTTCATCGGCAACGGCAAGGCGATCGCGCTCGGCGAGGCCGAGGGCTTCGTCAAGACGGTGTTCGACGCCAAGACCGGCGAACTGCTCGGCGCGCACATGGTCGGCGCGGAAGTGACCGAGCTGATTCAGGGCTATGTGATCGCGCGCCAGCTCGAAACCACCGAGGCCGAGCTGATGGAGACGGTGTTCGCGCACCCGACGCTCAGCGAGATGATGCACGAGAGCGTGCTCGGCGCCTACGGCCGAGCGATCCACATCTGA
- a CDS encoding PDZ domain-containing protein, producing the protein MRTGAAALGVLAAPVLLGAAAPDYAGDAVALDALVTANYAYLDRFPGGKAPATPQLAAERAAVHDRDSLLQYAEDVLTSLADHHAITGASFKQDWAVVPTYADLWIERSGDQYAVDAVRPDTPAARAGVATGDRLVAVDGVPIAQALAAFWAPLGLDAQGERGAYGARVLAAGRRDRPRVLAFAGTRGTRTLTLASLYDAQPDRPPLTVTGTTIRFNNSLGDQATIAAFDAAMAAIPTNAPVTIDLTDTPSGGNTSVARAVMGWFVRVPSAYQVHTLPAEERETGVPRQWIEQVLPRAGRYHAGPVSLRVGRWTGSMGEGIAIGFAAFGERVCGTRMAGLRGAVYDFPLPASGLVVKLPAERLYTVDGKPREAFQPRPASQCR; encoded by the coding sequence ATGCGCACCGGCGCGGCGGCCTTGGGTGTGCTCGCTGCGCCGGTCCTTCTCGGCGCGGCGGCGCCCGATTATGCGGGGGATGCGGTCGCGCTCGACGCACTGGTCACCGCCAATTACGCCTATCTCGATCGTTTCCCCGGCGGCAAGGCGCCGGCGACGCCGCAACTTGCCGCCGAGCGCGCCGCCGTCCATGATCGCGACAGTTTGCTCCAGTATGCCGAGGACGTGCTGACGTCGCTCGCCGATCATCATGCGATCACGGGCGCTTCGTTCAAGCAGGATTGGGCGGTGGTGCCGACCTATGCCGATTTGTGGATCGAACGCAGCGGCGATCAGTATGCGGTCGATGCGGTGCGCCCCGATACGCCGGCCGCGCGGGCGGGTGTGGCGACCGGCGATCGGCTCGTTGCGGTCGATGGCGTGCCGATCGCGCAGGCGCTGGCGGCGTTCTGGGCGCCGCTCGGGCTGGACGCGCAAGGTGAGCGCGGGGCCTATGGCGCGCGCGTGCTGGCGGCGGGGCGGCGCGATCGGCCACGGGTGCTGGCGTTCGCCGGAACGCGCGGCACCCGCACGCTGACGCTGGCGAGCCTGTACGACGCGCAGCCCGATCGCCCGCCGCTGACCGTGACCGGCACGACGATCCGCTTCAACAATTCGCTCGGCGATCAGGCGACCATCGCGGCGTTCGACGCGGCGATGGCGGCGATCCCCACAAATGCGCCGGTAACGATCGATCTCACCGATACGCCGAGCGGCGGCAATACCAGCGTCGCGCGCGCGGTGATGGGCTGGTTCGTGCGCGTGCCGAGCGCCTATCAGGTTCACACGCTTCCCGCCGAGGAGCGCGAGACCGGCGTGCCGCGCCAGTGGATCGAACAGGTGCTGCCGCGCGCCGGGCGATATCATGCCGGGCCGGTCAGCCTGCGAGTCGGGCGATGGACCGGCAGCATGGGCGAGGGGATCGCGATCGGCTTCGCGGCGTTCGGTGAGCGAGTCTGCGGCACGCGGATGGCGGGCCTGCGCGGCGCGGTGTATGATTTCCCGCTGCCGGCGAGCGGGCTGGTGGTCAAGCTCCCCGCCGAACGGCTCTACACGGTCGACGGCAAGCCGCGCGAGGCGTTCCAGCCTCGTCCCGCGTCGCAATGTCGCTGA